From Pseudomonas sp. StFLB209, a single genomic window includes:
- a CDS encoding RNA polymerase sigma factor: protein MSDLPPNPQLIATLALHYDDLVDSLRRRFRGRDFARDLVHDVCLQVLEKPPTHSISQPLAFLRRMTFNRAIDRLRAERTRQAHLNQPLPAEAAFDNWDGAQALDFEQQLTALLAIIEALPARQRQVFLLHRIHGMPQKEIAEELGLSLNMITQHFGRAMRAIAQQWEPARRACQL from the coding sequence ATGTCCGACTTGCCGCCCAACCCACAATTGATCGCTACCCTGGCCTTGCACTACGACGACTTGGTCGACAGCCTGCGGCGGCGTTTTCGAGGCCGCGACTTTGCCCGGGACCTGGTGCATGACGTGTGTCTGCAAGTGCTGGAGAAACCACCGACACACAGCATCAGCCAACCGCTGGCGTTTTTGCGCAGGATGACCTTCAACCGGGCCATCGACCGCCTGCGCGCCGAACGCACTCGCCAGGCGCATTTGAACCAGCCCTTGCCAGCAGAAGCAGCGTTCGACAATTGGGATGGTGCCCAGGCACTGGATTTTGAACAGCAGCTCACTGCACTGCTGGCAATCATTGAGGCGTTGCCGGCGCGCCAGCGCCAGGTGTTCCTGCTGCACCGCATCCACGGCATGCCGCAAAAGGAAATCGCCGAAGAGCTGGGCCTGTCATTGAACATGATCACCCAGCACTTCGGCCGCGCCATGCGTGCCATCGCCCAACAATGGGAACCGGCACGCCGGGCGTGCCAGCTGTGA
- a CDS encoding carboxynorspermidine decarboxylase, with translation MINTPYYLIDKQKLLVNLEKIAYVRKQSGAKALLALKCFATWSVFDLMQQYMDGTTSSSLFELKLGRQKFEGETHAYSVAWADDEIEEMVANCDKIIFNTISQLERFADATEGKIRGLRVNPQVSSSDYLLADPARPFSRLGEWDPEKIAAVMDKVSGFMFHNNCENGDFGLFDEMLTKIENRFGELLHKVEWVSLGGGIHFTGEGYALDEFCARLKGFSEKYGVQVYLEPGEASITQSASLEVTVLDTLYNGKNLAVVDSSIEAHMLDLLIYRLNAKMAPNDGEHTYMVCGKSCLAGDIFGEYQFDRPLAIGDRLSFVDAAGYTMVKKNWFNGLKMPAIVVKQLDGSVEVVREFGFEDYLSSLS, from the coding sequence ATGATCAACACGCCGTACTACCTCATCGACAAACAGAAGCTGCTGGTCAACCTGGAGAAGATTGCTTACGTGCGCAAGCAGTCTGGCGCCAAGGCGCTGCTGGCGCTCAAGTGCTTCGCCACCTGGTCGGTGTTCGACCTGATGCAGCAGTACATGGACGGCACCACGTCCAGCTCGCTGTTCGAGCTCAAGCTCGGTCGGCAGAAGTTTGAAGGTGAGACCCATGCCTACAGCGTGGCCTGGGCCGATGACGAAATTGAAGAGATGGTCGCCAACTGCGACAAGATCATCTTCAACACCATCAGCCAACTGGAGCGTTTCGCTGACGCCACCGAAGGCAAGATCCGTGGCCTGCGTGTCAACCCGCAGGTGAGCAGCTCCGACTACCTGCTGGCCGACCCGGCGCGCCCGTTCAGCCGCCTGGGCGAGTGGGACCCGGAGAAGATTGCCGCAGTGATGGATAAAGTCTCAGGCTTTATGTTCCATAACAACTGTGAGAACGGTGACTTCGGCCTGTTCGATGAAATGCTGACAAAAATCGAGAATCGCTTCGGTGAGCTGCTGCACAAGGTTGAGTGGGTAAGCCTGGGTGGTGGTATCCACTTCACCGGCGAAGGCTATGCGCTGGACGAATTCTGCGCGCGCCTGAAGGGCTTCTCCGAGAAATACGGTGTGCAGGTGTACCTGGAGCCGGGCGAGGCGAGCATCACCCAGAGTGCTTCGCTGGAAGTTACCGTGCTCGACACCCTGTACAACGGCAAGAATCTCGCCGTGGTCGACAGCTCCATCGAAGCGCACATGCTCGATCTGCTGATCTACCGCCTCAACGCCAAGATGGCCCCCAACGACGGCGAACACACCTATATGGTGTGCGGCAAGTCGTGCCTGGCCGGTGACATCTTCGGCGAGTACCAATTTGATCGTCCGCTGGCCATCGGCGATCGGCTGTCGTTTGTTGACGCAGCGGGTTACACCATGGTCAAGAAGAACTGGTTCAACGGTCTGAAAATGCCGGCCATTGTCGTGAAACAACTCGACGGCAGCGTCGAAGTGGTTCGCGAATTCGGTTTTGAAGATTATCTGTCCAGCCTGTCCTGA
- a CDS encoding HEPN domain-containing protein — MDHQALKTRHRQEREGHHPNLTLRVHRALSWLNRAEQTDDIDGRFIFLWIAFNSAYATDIDEEFRLSEQATFKAFLEKLCALDKSSLIENLVWSEFSGSIRVLLDNPYVFQSFWDYQNGKISEPLWTERFANGRKTAQQALANRNTAAVLGVLFNRIYTLRNQIMHGGATWNSSANRDQLRDCANLLGKLVPVIILLMLDNPDTLWGDACYPVVV; from the coding sequence ATGGACCATCAAGCACTCAAGACCCGACACCGCCAAGAACGTGAGGGCCATCACCCCAACCTCACCTTGCGTGTTCATCGAGCACTGAGCTGGCTGAACCGCGCCGAGCAAACGGATGATATTGATGGACGCTTTATCTTTCTGTGGATCGCCTTCAACTCGGCATACGCGACGGACATTGATGAAGAGTTCCGCCTGTCCGAACAGGCCACCTTTAAGGCATTTCTCGAAAAACTCTGTGCCTTGGACAAGAGCAGCCTGATCGAAAATCTGGTGTGGTCCGAGTTCTCTGGCAGTATTCGCGTCTTGCTTGACAACCCTTATGTGTTTCAGAGTTTCTGGGATTACCAGAACGGCAAGATCAGCGAGCCACTGTGGACCGAACGCTTTGCCAACGGTCGTAAAACCGCGCAGCAAGCACTGGCCAATCGCAACACCGCGGCCGTGCTAGGGGTGCTGTTCAACCGGATCTACACCCTGCGCAACCAGATCATGCATGGCGGTGCCACTTGGAACAGCAGCGCCAACCGAGATCAACTGCGTGACTGCGCCAACCTGCTCGGCAAGCTGGTTCCGGTCATCATTCTGCTGATGCTGGATAACCCGGACACATTGTGGGGTGATGCATGTTATCCCGTGGTTGTTTAG
- a CDS encoding saccharopine dehydrogenase family protein — MKKNVLIIGAGGVAKVVAHKCAQHNDELGRIAIASRNISKCQAIIDSVKAKGSLKQPADIQAFSLNALDIEATKALIRETESQIVINVGSAFLNMSVLRACIDTGVAYLDTAIHEEPGKICETPPWYGNYEWKHLEECQQKNVTAILGVGFDPGVVNAYAALAQQQHFDRIDSIDILDVNAGSHGKYFATNFDPEINFREFTGQVWSWQNSQWTSNTMFEVKRTDDLPVVGSQNLYLTGHDEVHSLSKNLDVPNVRFWMSFGEHYINVFTVLKNLGLLSEKPVKTAEGLEVVPLKVVKAVLPDPASLAPGYTGKTCIGDLVKGTKDGKAREVFIYNVADHTEAFAETDSQGISYTAGVPPVAAALLVARGEWDVKHMANVEELPAEPFLKLLDVMGLPTRIKDEHGDRPWDQAV, encoded by the coding sequence TTGAAGAAGAACGTTCTTATCATTGGTGCAGGAGGTGTCGCCAAGGTGGTGGCCCACAAGTGCGCGCAGCACAACGACGAGCTCGGTCGTATTGCCATCGCGTCGCGCAACATCTCCAAATGCCAGGCCATCATCGACAGCGTCAAGGCCAAGGGCAGCCTCAAGCAGCCCGCTGATATCCAGGCCTTTTCCCTGAATGCACTGGATATCGAGGCGACCAAGGCGCTGATCCGCGAAACCGAATCGCAGATCGTCATCAACGTCGGCTCAGCTTTTCTCAATATGTCGGTGCTGCGTGCCTGCATCGATACCGGCGTGGCCTATCTGGACACCGCCATTCACGAAGAACCGGGCAAAATCTGCGAGACGCCGCCCTGGTATGGCAACTATGAGTGGAAACACCTCGAGGAGTGCCAGCAGAAGAACGTGACCGCCATTCTTGGCGTGGGCTTTGATCCGGGTGTGGTCAATGCTTATGCAGCTTTGGCGCAGCAACAGCATTTCGACCGGATTGATTCGATCGACATCCTCGACGTCAATGCCGGCTCCCATGGCAAATATTTCGCCACCAATTTCGACCCGGAGATCAATTTCCGGGAATTCACCGGGCAGGTGTGGAGCTGGCAGAACAGCCAGTGGACCAGCAACACCATGTTCGAGGTCAAGCGCACCGACGACCTGCCGGTCGTGGGTTCGCAGAACCTGTACCTGACCGGTCACGATGAAGTGCACTCGTTGTCGAAGAACCTGGACGTACCGAACGTGCGCTTCTGGATGAGCTTCGGCGAGCACTACATCAACGTCTTCACCGTGCTGAAGAACCTCGGCCTGCTGTCTGAAAAACCGGTGAAAACCGCTGAAGGTCTGGAAGTCGTGCCGCTGAAAGTGGTCAAGGCCGTGCTGCCGGACCCAGCGTCGCTGGCGCCGGGCTACACCGGCAAGACCTGCATCGGTGACCTGGTCAAGGGCACCAAGGATGGCAAGGCACGTGAAGTGTTCATCTATAACGTTGCCGACCACACCGAAGCCTTCGCCGAGACTGACAGCCAGGGCATCTCTTACACCGCTGGTGTTCCGCCAGTCGCCGCCGCACTGCTGGTGGCCCGTGGTGAGTGGGATGTGAAACACATGGCCAACGTCGAAGAACTGCCAGCCGAGCCGTTCCTCAAGCTGCTGGATGTGATGGGCCTGCCGACTCGTATCAAGGACGAGCACGGCGACCGCCCATGGGATCAGGCAGTCTAA
- a CDS encoding BON domain-containing protein translates to MNNFALRRAILDELEFQPHIDAGAIGVAIEENGVVRLTGHVKTYAEKIAAERAVKSVKGVKAVAQEIEVRVPGDLDLSDESIASRCVDVVRWNTATAADRIQIEVQQGWVTLEGEVDWQYQRQAAEDAVQKLAGVVGINNLLVVTPKITADDVKSRIEAALARNAELDTNKIRVVVDGKAVKLEGHVRHWRERSACEQAAWGVPGVSRVENCILIA, encoded by the coding sequence ATGAACAACTTTGCACTGCGACGCGCCATTCTCGATGAGCTTGAGTTTCAGCCTCATATCGACGCGGGCGCTATTGGCGTTGCCATAGAAGAAAATGGCGTTGTCAGACTGACAGGGCATGTCAAAACCTATGCGGAGAAAATCGCGGCCGAGCGAGCCGTGAAAAGCGTCAAGGGCGTGAAGGCGGTTGCCCAAGAGATTGAGGTACGCGTTCCCGGCGACCTGGATCTAAGCGATGAAAGTATCGCTTCGCGCTGCGTGGATGTGGTCCGCTGGAATACGGCCACGGCTGCCGACCGGATACAGATTGAAGTTCAGCAAGGGTGGGTCACCCTTGAGGGTGAAGTCGACTGGCAATACCAGAGGCAAGCGGCTGAGGATGCCGTCCAGAAGTTGGCAGGGGTCGTTGGGATCAATAACCTGTTGGTGGTAACACCCAAGATCACCGCCGACGATGTGAAGAGTCGTATCGAAGCGGCCTTGGCGCGTAATGCAGAACTGGATACGAACAAGATTCGCGTTGTCGTTGATGGTAAAGCGGTGAAGCTTGAAGGGCATGTTCGCCATTGGCGAGAGCGCAGCGCTTGTGAGCAGGCGGCGTGGGGAGTGCCGGGTGTCAGTCGTGTCGAAAACTGTATCCTGATTGCCTAG
- a CDS encoding GGDEF domain-containing protein encodes MVRNPQMATPQGWLGALVGFVAADVLTGSTLPTALLLTCANLVGAAIGCFYLSRLAKPHLSLQTTESVLHLILVSLAASVSAGLAGAAAMQYLFGQPFASGFYFWSLGEIVHYAIILPMVLAAPTPQQTRQWWRNFRQTASLPGLYRQSIPLLALVLSSAAALWIGGPGAVMFSVPALLWCALSYNLFGATVVTLIFSSWTTIAISQHYLDLSVTWPLAVADLQSIRIGILLLTLTPLTVAIISAARQQLLQQVQHLASHDQLSGLLNRRAFHDQATQCLQAQQRQSPLLAVLMLDIDRFKSINDTWGHSAGDQVLVNFTQVASECLGERGLFGRVGGEEFSILVPVSSADEAGQIAENIRQRFAHTPLDLGAGRLIEATVSIGVVTTQDAEPLKQLLLRADQALYQAKHQGRNRVQLAVPA; translated from the coding sequence ATGGTGCGTAATCCGCAGATGGCGACACCGCAAGGCTGGCTGGGTGCGCTGGTGGGGTTCGTGGCCGCCGACGTATTGACCGGCAGCACACTGCCCACCGCCTTGCTGCTGACCTGTGCGAATCTGGTTGGCGCCGCGATCGGCTGCTTCTACCTGTCACGGCTGGCCAAACCTCATTTGTCCCTGCAAACAACCGAGTCGGTACTGCATCTGATTCTGGTCAGTCTTGCGGCATCGGTCAGTGCCGGCCTGGCCGGCGCGGCAGCCATGCAGTACCTGTTCGGACAGCCCTTTGCCAGTGGCTTCTATTTCTGGAGCCTCGGGGAAATCGTCCATTACGCGATCATCCTGCCGATGGTGCTGGCCGCCCCCACGCCACAACAGACACGCCAATGGTGGCGAAACTTCCGACAGACCGCCAGCTTGCCGGGCCTTTATCGACAAAGCATTCCATTGCTGGCCTTGGTTCTGTCCAGCGCCGCTGCGTTGTGGATTGGCGGCCCTGGTGCAGTGATGTTCTCGGTACCGGCACTGCTCTGGTGCGCCTTGAGTTACAACCTGTTTGGCGCGACCGTCGTGACGCTAATCTTCAGCAGTTGGACGACCATCGCCATCTCCCAACATTACCTCGACCTCTCGGTTACCTGGCCACTGGCAGTGGCCGACCTGCAGTCGATTCGTATTGGCATCCTGCTGCTGACCCTCACCCCTTTGACGGTGGCGATCATTTCTGCTGCGCGTCAGCAGCTCCTGCAACAGGTTCAGCACCTCGCCTCGCATGACCAACTCAGCGGCCTGCTCAACCGGCGCGCGTTCCATGATCAAGCTACCCAATGCCTGCAGGCGCAGCAGCGCCAGAGCCCATTGCTGGCTGTGCTGATGCTCGATATTGATCGTTTCAAAAGCATCAATGACACTTGGGGCCATTCAGCCGGCGACCAGGTACTGGTGAACTTCACCCAGGTGGCCAGCGAGTGCCTGGGCGAGCGCGGTCTATTTGGCCGGGTCGGGGGTGAGGAGTTTTCAATTCTGGTGCCGGTAAGCTCTGCAGATGAAGCAGGCCAGATTGCTGAAAATATTCGCCAGCGTTTTGCACACACTCCGCTTGATCTCGGGGCCGGCAGGCTGATCGAGGCCACAGTAAGCATCGGCGTGGTGACCACCCAAGACGCCGAGCCGCTTAAACAACTGCTGTTGCGCGCCGACCAGGCGCTTTACCAGGCCAAACACCAAGGCCGTAATCGCGTGCAGTTAGCGGTGCCGGCCTGA
- a CDS encoding XAC2610-related protein, translated as MTLLVPLLVSAVSAPQIYGEMDADRFQEITRSTYNLQDFAEHYRATLEISAEDEVFRPGIIRIYNKQDGAELLQVRSDELVLNTDPKTGKVKANVHELPYGEQSVLIYDDFNFDGIKDLALMDGQFSCYHGPSYQVFLGTAEGFRRSEAFTELAQNYCGFFDYNAQTRRVSTMAKSGCCSHWFTTYRIDSGEPVIEVETAIDASGVAGLPRETRWREADGKRVSTTRTLWDPAEEIQTLLAFRLAPSGKRIILFRWGDHSPVYYVAVDNNNEVGLVYPEAEPQAFDYDGVRQVLSFVRGDTTYRIVGDKRGKPNNMEVVIRGKTTELKLLAGPIEGSLKQVGQALQDAR; from the coding sequence ATGACCTTGCTTGTGCCGCTGCTGGTCAGTGCGGTCAGTGCGCCGCAGATCTATGGCGAAATGGATGCCGACCGGTTTCAGGAAATCACCCGCAGCACCTACAACCTGCAAGATTTCGCCGAGCATTATCGGGCCACCCTGGAGATCTCCGCCGAGGACGAGGTATTTCGCCCAGGTATCATCCGTATCTATAACAAGCAGGACGGCGCCGAGTTGCTTCAGGTGCGTTCTGATGAACTGGTGCTGAACACCGATCCGAAGACTGGCAAGGTCAAGGCCAATGTGCACGAGTTGCCGTACGGCGAGCAGAGTGTGCTGATTTATGACGATTTCAACTTCGACGGCATCAAGGATCTGGCGCTGATGGACGGCCAGTTCAGTTGCTATCACGGCCCGTCGTATCAGGTGTTTCTTGGCACTGCCGAGGGGTTTCGGCGAAGTGAGGCGTTTACCGAGCTGGCGCAGAATTACTGCGGCTTCTTCGACTACAACGCCCAGACGCGCCGGGTCAGTACCATGGCCAAGAGTGGCTGTTGCAGCCATTGGTTTACCACTTACCGCATCGATAGCGGTGAGCCCGTAATTGAAGTGGAGACGGCGATTGATGCCAGCGGTGTGGCCGGTTTGCCTAGAGAAACCCGCTGGCGGGAAGCCGATGGTAAGCGTGTCAGTACCACCCGGACGCTGTGGGACCCGGCCGAAGAAATCCAGACCCTGCTGGCGTTCCGGCTGGCGCCATCGGGCAAGCGCATCATTCTGTTCCGTTGGGGCGACCACTCACCGGTCTACTATGTGGCGGTCGATAACAACAACGAAGTCGGCCTGGTTTACCCCGAGGCAGAGCCGCAAGCGTTCGATTACGACGGCGTGCGTCAGGTGCTGAGCTTCGTTCGTGGCGACACCACCTACCGGATTGTTGGCGACAAGCGGGGCAAGCCGAACAATATGGAAGTGGTGATTCGCGGCAAGACCACTGAACTGAAGCTGCTGGCAGGGCCGATCGAAGGTTCGCTCAAGCAAGTAGGCCAGGCGTTGCAGGATGCCCGGTAG
- a CDS encoding hemerythrin domain-containing protein: protein MSGAIKPAQRAPGAARGQGARGLPDERLDRLAAEHLNMKHILQQLSSMAYNFSSLPAEQATKELSSLLEQFDNELLPHEHDDEEQLYPSLVDYLKGDDPLGALSHTHRELFRMIGLLRHMNQQLATQPSNVDLKEIQILLIRLDTLLALHFSLEEELYQTLDLR from the coding sequence GTGTCCGGAGCCATTAAACCAGCTCAGCGGGCACCGGGTGCCGCTCGCGGACAGGGGGCCAGGGGGCTGCCCGATGAGCGTCTGGACCGGCTGGCCGCCGAGCACCTGAACATGAAACACATACTTCAGCAGCTCAGCAGCATGGCCTACAACTTTTCAAGCCTGCCTGCCGAGCAAGCCACAAAAGAATTGAGCAGCCTTCTGGAGCAATTCGACAATGAGCTGTTGCCCCATGAGCATGATGACGAAGAGCAGCTTTACCCCAGCCTTGTCGATTACCTGAAAGGCGACGACCCACTGGGAGCCTTGAGCCATACACACCGGGAACTCTTCCGGATGATCGGCCTGCTTCGGCACATGAACCAGCAATTGGCAACTCAGCCTTCGAACGTCGACCTGAAGGAAATCCAGATACTGCTCATCCGCCTGGATACGTTGCTGGCGCTGCACTTTTCCCTGGAAGAGGAGCTTTATCAAACTCTGGATCTTCGATAA